GAACTATCAACGGGCTCATGGGCATTGAAAGGGTCTGCGGGACGGCTCATGTAATTGCCAAGCCGACTCAGGCCCGGTGCGCCGGTATCCCAGTAAGGAATCCCGTTCGTGGGGGTGTTTCCGAGATAGAAGTCCGCCGTAGCACAGGCGGCCTTCAGGTACATGGCTTCAATCGCCTTGCGACCACCTTGTGGCTTCAACTCGGCATCAGAACAGGTAGAGAGAAACTCAAGTTGCTCAGCATAGCCGCAGAGAATCCAAGCTAGCCCCCGCGTCCAGGTTGAGAAAGGCGAATACCCCTGCTGAGAGTTGGGACACCGGAAACATCCGTCGTTCAGGTTGAAAATTCCCTCATGCGCCACGCGTCCACGGACATCATAGGCATCTCGGCCTTCCCCATAAAATACCACATATTTAGCGGTTGTTCGAGCATGCTGAATTAAACGATCCAAAAGCGAAGTTTTCTGGTCGTTTTCACCCATTAAAGCATGCCCCAGCTTATGACTTACCGCGAGTGCACGCAGGGAGCGAATGGTGTCGGCAAACAGGGAATGCGGCCCATTGAAGGAATAGATATACCCGCCGTCGTTGAGGGCCGTCCACCGGCGCGCCTGCACGGCACCCGACACTTTCATGGCAAGTTCATAATAGGACTGCTCCCAGGGAGCCGCCTCTAAACGGCCCTCACTGGAAAGTCGCATCAGGTGGCCATAGGTACTGACATTATTGAAGCCATGGTCATGAACACCGAAATGGGTCAGGTGCGGTGCCATGCGCTCCACCGTTTTGTTCCGGCCAAGATTGAGGAAAGCCTCATCCCCGGTGGCATCAAATTGGATCAAGGCGGCGCCATATTGAAAACCCTGGGTCCATTCCGTCCAACCCCGTGACGTATAGCGACCATGCTGGGTGAAAACGGGGGCCCCTTTAGTTTCATCATAACCGCGTTCGATCAGTTGAATCTTATCACCGGATAATTCCCAGAACCGGCTGAGTTTGGCTTGGAGTTTGGATACCGACAGGGTCTTGTTAATTTTGATCATATTAAAAGCGCTTTCCCTTTTTCAGATGCAGGATAAGAATCTGACAGTCTTCAATCACCTCATAAGAATGTTCAAGAATGGCATCGAATTGGACGCATTCGCCGACCTTAATGACAGGATGTTCATGCGGTAATTGCAGCTTGATCATCCCGCGCAACACCCAGCACACCTCGAGATCGTCATGATGGATCTCAGGATTCGACACTTTTCCGCCAGCCTTGGCTTCGCCC
The window above is part of the bacterium genome. Proteins encoded here:
- a CDS encoding glycosyl hydrolase; this encodes MIKINKTLSVSKLQAKLSRFWELSGDKIQLIERGYDETKGAPVFTQHGRYTSRGWTEWTQGFQYGAALIQFDATGDEAFLNLGRNKTVERMAPHLTHFGVHDHGFNNVSTYGHLMRLSSEGRLEAAPWEQSYYELAMKVSGAVQARRWTALNDGGYIYSFNGPHSLFADTIRSLRALAVSHKLGHALMGENDQKTSLLDRLIQHARTTAKYVVFYGEGRDAYDVRGRVAHEGIFNLNDGCFRCPNSQQGYSPFSTWTRGLAWILCGYAEQLEFLSTCSDAELKPQGGRKAIEAMYLKAACATADFYLGNTPTNGIPYWDTGAPGLSRLGNYMSRPADPFNAHEPVDSSAAAIAVQGLLRLGAYLKSRSTLDSRLSDSYWQAGLTVLDSLLSEPYLSTRSKHQGLILHSVYHRPNGWDTIPRGQKVPCGESSMWGDYHAREAALYVQRLIDKKPYLTFF